Proteins encoded by one window of Sphingomonas ginkgonis:
- a CDS encoding AAA family ATPase, translated as MTVALQQALDQADRVIDEAVREALFGTAPLSITKSPPGAGKTFLVECAGAVAVGAPSMRVVVVTPGVSQLYDIARRFIEYQLPRLQLAHATHRVLPADLVGQINAFNGWDTALNLGPGIVLTNAHLLASHLHRLGPGSFDLMIVDEAYQLSASDFLPIAHLATRVLMVGDPGQLEPVSSADTTNLEAGEHKIHWSAPAYILDRFPNTPVHGLPVTRRLLPDTAALVQASFYPDLPFESVVDRGDRTLRFGVPGLERGIDDALDAIAEGQSLVAITLPGAPPPHEEADREVARVMARLADRILTRQAEWVGRGILAEEDIGCIDPHVIAGGAISDELRQRGRGGIRVDTVERWQGLQLPIAIVRHPLSRVGTPTAFDLQAGRWCVSLSRHQIGCIVVGRESVTGVVDEYVHGCDTVAAGARDSTWAGFEAHRTIWNALLAMGRVYRI; from the coding sequence GTGACCGTCGCACTCCAGCAAGCTCTCGACCAGGCCGACCGGGTCATCGACGAAGCCGTCAGGGAAGCCCTGTTCGGCACCGCGCCCTTGTCGATCACGAAATCGCCACCGGGCGCGGGCAAGACCTTCCTGGTCGAATGTGCCGGGGCAGTGGCCGTCGGTGCTCCTTCGATGCGCGTGGTAGTGGTCACGCCGGGTGTAAGCCAGCTCTACGACATCGCACGACGCTTCATCGAGTACCAGCTTCCCCGCCTCCAGCTTGCTCATGCCACGCACCGAGTTCTGCCAGCGGACCTCGTCGGCCAGATCAACGCGTTCAATGGGTGGGACACGGCGCTTAACCTCGGGCCCGGGATCGTGCTTACGAATGCCCATCTCCTCGCGTCCCATCTCCATCGTTTAGGACCCGGCAGCTTCGACCTAATGATTGTGGACGAGGCCTATCAGCTGTCGGCGTCAGATTTCCTGCCGATCGCCCATCTTGCGACACGGGTGCTGATGGTCGGTGATCCTGGCCAACTCGAGCCGGTCAGCTCGGCCGACACGACCAATCTTGAGGCGGGCGAGCATAAAATTCATTGGTCGGCGCCCGCTTACATCCTCGATCGCTTCCCAAACACGCCGGTGCACGGCCTGCCGGTCACCCGCCGCCTGCTTCCCGACACCGCAGCATTGGTCCAAGCTTCCTTCTATCCGGACCTACCTTTCGAATCGGTTGTGGATCGGGGCGATCGAACCCTCCGGTTCGGCGTTCCTGGCCTGGAACGGGGCATCGACGACGCGCTCGACGCTATCGCCGAGGGGCAGAGCCTGGTCGCGATAACGCTTCCGGGCGCGCCGCCACCCCACGAAGAGGCAGACCGAGAGGTAGCGCGCGTCATGGCCCGGTTGGCCGATCGCATCCTGACACGGCAAGCTGAATGGGTCGGGCGCGGCATTCTGGCCGAAGAGGACATCGGGTGCATCGATCCCCATGTGATCGCTGGCGGCGCCATTAGCGACGAACTGCGGCAACGCGGACGCGGCGGCATCCGGGTCGATACGGTAGAGCGCTGGCAGGGGTTGCAGTTGCCAATTGCAATAGTCCGACACCCCCTCTCAAGGGTCGGAACGCCCACCGCTTTCGATCTTCAGGCGGGGCGTTGGTGTGTTTCCCTGTCACGTCATCAGATCGGGTGCATCGTAGTCGGGCGAGAATCGGTGACGGGCGTCGTCGATGAGTATGTGCACGGCTGCGATACGGTTGCGGCCGGAGCGCGTGACAGCACCTGGGCGGGGTTCGAAGCCCACCGCACCATTTGGAACGCGCTCCTGGCAATGGGTCGCGTCTACCGAATCTGA
- a CDS encoding very short patch repair endonuclease, producing the protein MLTPSVGPDQMEAVDPSTSRRMARTRQRDNARELALRSELHRRGLRYRVHQRLLEGSRRTADIAFPRRRIAVFLDGCFWHGCPVHGTKPRNNAAWWREKIDANVARDRDTDARLAAAGWLVVRVWEHDDLGDAADRIEQVVRATSTPQHLATIRPDTGQAT; encoded by the coding sequence ATGTTAACGCCTTCGGTCGGCCCTGACCAAATGGAAGCGGTAGATCCGAGTACCAGTCGCCGAATGGCCCGGACTCGGCAACGGGACAACGCACGAGAACTCGCCCTCCGCTCCGAGCTCCATCGTCGGGGTCTGCGATATCGCGTCCATCAACGCCTTCTTGAGGGGTCGCGACGCACTGCGGACATCGCCTTTCCACGGCGCAGAATTGCCGTGTTCCTGGACGGGTGTTTCTGGCACGGCTGCCCCGTCCACGGTACGAAGCCTCGGAACAATGCCGCTTGGTGGCGGGAGAAGATCGATGCCAACGTCGCTCGGGACCGTGACACCGATGCAAGGCTCGCGGCCGCCGGCTGGTTGGTTGTGCGTGTATGGGAACACGACGATCTTGGCGACGCCGCTGACCGGATCGAGCAAGTGGTGCGCGCAACTTCGACCCCGCAGCACTTAGCCACCATACGACCCGACACCGGCCAAGCCACTTAA
- a CDS encoding DNA cytosine methyltransferase, which produces MPASTTCGFRVAGMFAGVGGLEEGFRRAGHSSSMLCEFDPAARHVLSRRFADAEISEDVRALSALPDCDVLTAGFPCQDLSQVGRRVGISGPNSGLIGSVFDLLRKKAVTPQWIVLENVPFMLSLDRGRAIRLLAQEFESMGLSWAYRTIDARSFGLPQRRRRVVVLASKAHDPRPVLLGVDEGPPAPFKRGNHACGFYWTEGNTGLGWAIDAVPPLKGGSALHIPSPPAIWFPRTGTIATPSIEDAERLQGFEPGWTDLMDFDPRAARRRWRMVGNAVSVPMAEWIATRLTAERSHFVEQDAGDLPSEGSWPGAGWGHGGRRGRSLASEWPVSRPRQHLASFLRQRPTLLSRKAAAGFLSRLVASSLRYDPKFRSDLQDHVNAFGRP; this is translated from the coding sequence ATGCCGGCGTCAACGACTTGCGGTTTTCGAGTCGCCGGCATGTTCGCCGGGGTCGGGGGTCTTGAGGAGGGTTTTCGCCGAGCAGGGCATTCCAGTTCGATGCTGTGCGAATTCGATCCCGCAGCAAGGCATGTCCTTTCTCGGCGCTTCGCAGACGCTGAGATCTCCGAAGACGTGCGTGCCCTCAGCGCTCTGCCCGATTGCGACGTCCTGACAGCGGGCTTCCCCTGCCAGGATCTTAGCCAGGTCGGACGCCGCGTCGGAATCTCCGGCCCCAATTCAGGACTCATCGGCTCGGTCTTCGATCTGCTGCGCAAGAAAGCAGTCACTCCGCAGTGGATCGTGCTCGAGAACGTACCTTTCATGCTGAGCCTCGATCGAGGGCGAGCAATTCGTTTGCTTGCACAGGAGTTTGAATCGATGGGGCTCTCTTGGGCGTATCGAACGATCGACGCACGATCTTTCGGGCTGCCGCAGCGCCGACGCCGCGTAGTTGTGCTTGCGTCGAAAGCGCACGATCCACGACCCGTGCTCCTAGGAGTCGATGAAGGACCTCCTGCGCCCTTCAAACGCGGAAACCACGCGTGCGGGTTCTACTGGACCGAGGGAAACACCGGTCTGGGGTGGGCCATAGACGCCGTGCCGCCCCTGAAGGGCGGGTCGGCACTCCACATCCCTTCGCCGCCCGCTATCTGGTTCCCCCGAACAGGTACAATTGCCACGCCCTCCATTGAGGACGCCGAACGCCTGCAGGGCTTCGAGCCGGGTTGGACCGATCTCATGGACTTCGATCCGCGCGCAGCCCGTAGACGATGGCGGATGGTGGGCAATGCGGTGAGCGTTCCGATGGCCGAATGGATTGCAACCCGGCTCACGGCCGAACGGAGCCACTTCGTAGAGCAGGACGCCGGCGATCTCCCGAGTGAAGGGAGTTGGCCGGGGGCCGGTTGGGGGCATGGCGGAAGGAGGGGGCGTTCTCTCGCTTCGGAGTGGCCAGTGAGCCGGCCACGCCAGCACCTCGCGTCCTTCCTACGACAGCGGCCCACCCTTCTCTCGCGCAAAGCCGCCGCGGGTTTCTTGTCACGCCTGGTTGCTAGTTCGCTCCGCTACGATCCGAAGTTCCGCTCCGACTTGCAAGACCATGTTAACGCCTTCGGTCGGCCCTGA
- a CDS encoding ArsR/SmtB family transcription factor, whose protein sequence is MDAFEALADPTRRRIVAALRNGEKQVGDIVRVAGVHQSGVSRHLRLLHDSGFVTVRPEGQRRFYALRPDPFREVDVWLTSYRSLKRDPEMAT, encoded by the coding sequence ATGGATGCCTTTGAAGCTCTTGCCGATCCGACGAGGCGACGTATCGTCGCAGCGCTGCGGAACGGCGAAAAGCAGGTCGGCGACATCGTCAGAGTGGCCGGTGTCCATCAATCAGGCGTGTCACGCCATCTTCGGCTTTTGCATGACTCAGGCTTTGTCACGGTTCGACCTGAGGGTCAGCGTCGATTTTACGCGCTTCGGCCGGATCCATTTCGTGAGGTCGACGTGTGGCTCACCAGCTATCGTAGCTTGAAGAGGGATCCGGAGATGGCAACGTGA
- a CDS encoding recombinase family protein, protein MDQVLIYARYSTTLQREASIEDQVRICREAAEREGWAVTGIHTDYAISGGVRDRPGLNGLLEAVGRGAGTVILAESIDRLSRDQEDIAAIFKRVAFAGARIFTLSEGWVGELHVGLKGTMSALFRKDLADKTRRGQTGRVLAGFNPGGRAYGYQRVARFDERGEPIHGLREIDPDEAAIVRRIYAEFVDGRSPREIARRLNGEGVAAPAGGKWSAASINGDRVRGNGILQNDIYRGVLVFNRTRRFQDPDTRKKRIRPRPPEEWTVRPAPELQIVSDELWEAVSARRARFDGTRAEQQRRPKRLLSGLVRCASCGGRYVVIGAEKWGCGNRRERGDCGNGRTIQTHLLEARVLAGLQEQLLDPDLVAEVVREYRRAAQERAGTEAKERARAERRRDKAKRDVDRLIRAVTDGGAEFGEIRSALEKSRADLAAAELAIADVGAGAVIALHPGVADDYRRRITNLRELLTGPEDASRAAAQQVRALIDHVTVAPAEGRTGTVITIEGRLTALLDLAAGRAVNSVDVCQRWCPTDDRSGHSNHWTISVSRS, encoded by the coding sequence ATGGACCAGGTCCTGATCTATGCCCGGTATTCGACGACCCTCCAGCGAGAGGCATCGATCGAGGACCAGGTCCGCATCTGCCGCGAAGCAGCCGAGCGCGAGGGCTGGGCCGTCACCGGCATCCACACCGACTACGCGATCAGCGGGGGCGTGCGGGACCGCCCTGGGCTTAACGGCCTTCTCGAAGCGGTCGGGCGCGGTGCCGGCACGGTGATCTTGGCTGAGTCGATCGACCGGCTCTCGCGCGACCAGGAAGACATCGCCGCGATCTTCAAGCGCGTGGCCTTCGCCGGCGCCCGGATCTTCACACTTTCCGAGGGCTGGGTTGGTGAGCTGCACGTCGGGCTCAAGGGCACGATGTCGGCGCTGTTCCGCAAGGACCTCGCCGACAAGACACGGCGCGGTCAAACGGGCCGGGTCCTCGCCGGCTTCAACCCTGGCGGGCGAGCCTACGGGTACCAGAGGGTCGCGCGGTTCGATGAGCGGGGCGAGCCGATCCATGGCTTGCGCGAGATTGATCCGGACGAGGCGGCGATCGTGCGGCGTATATACGCCGAGTTCGTCGATGGCCGCTCGCCGCGGGAGATCGCCCGCCGCCTGAACGGCGAAGGGGTGGCGGCGCCAGCTGGCGGCAAATGGTCAGCTGCCAGCATCAACGGTGACCGGGTCCGCGGGAACGGGATCCTGCAGAACGACATCTATCGCGGCGTCCTGGTGTTCAATCGCACCCGGCGCTTTCAGGATCCGGACACGCGCAAGAAGCGCATCCGGCCGCGACCGCCCGAAGAATGGACGGTGCGCCCAGCGCCCGAGCTGCAGATCGTCAGTGATGAGCTGTGGGAGGCCGTGAGCGCGAGGCGTGCCCGGTTCGACGGGACGCGAGCAGAGCAGCAGCGCCGGCCGAAGCGCCTGCTCTCCGGCCTGGTTCGCTGCGCAAGCTGCGGAGGCCGCTACGTGGTCATCGGTGCCGAGAAGTGGGGCTGCGGCAACCGGCGTGAACGCGGCGACTGCGGCAACGGGCGGACGATCCAGACCCATCTCCTCGAGGCGCGCGTTCTCGCCGGCCTCCAGGAGCAGCTGCTCGATCCCGATCTCGTGGCCGAGGTTGTTCGGGAATATCGCCGCGCGGCCCAGGAGCGGGCCGGCACCGAAGCGAAGGAGCGCGCCCGGGCCGAGCGGCGGCGCGACAAGGCGAAGCGCGACGTCGACCGCCTTATTCGAGCTGTGACGGACGGAGGAGCCGAGTTCGGCGAGATTCGCTCGGCGCTGGAGAAGAGCCGGGCGGACCTGGCCGCGGCCGAGCTGGCGATCGCCGACGTCGGCGCCGGCGCGGTCATCGCTCTGCATCCAGGAGTGGCCGACGATTACCGGCGGCGAATTACTAACCTGCGAGAGCTGCTGACCGGGCCGGAGGACGCTAGCCGCGCCGCTGCCCAGCAAGTCCGCGCCCTCATCGATCATGTCACCGTTGCGCCGGCCGAAGGCCGAACGGGAACGGTGATCACGATAGAGGGTCGCCTCACGGCGCTCCTCGACCTTGCCGCCGGGAGGGCGGTTAACTCAGTCGATGTATGTCAGCGTTGGTGCCCCACAGACGACAGAAGCGGGCACTCAAATCATTGGACAATTTCAGTGTCGCGATCCTGA
- a CDS encoding helix-turn-helix domain-containing protein, translating to MRKTVLLSSPAPVSIERIRSVVATEFGLSVRQLQGSRGDKAVCLARQLAMALAYRHTHHSNAVIGRLLGARDHSTVVHARTRIAERRHQDLDFDRRCRRLEMQLCEPWEWPDEVQLTFLDGPLFDWLPPAPLASAAVPA from the coding sequence ATGCGCAAGACGGTCCTCCTTTCCAGCCCGGCACCGGTCTCAATCGAGCGGATCCGCTCCGTTGTGGCCACGGAGTTCGGGCTTAGCGTCCGCCAGCTGCAGGGCAGCCGCGGAGACAAGGCGGTCTGCCTGGCGCGCCAGCTCGCGATGGCACTCGCCTACCGGCACACCCATCACAGCAACGCGGTGATCGGTCGCCTGCTCGGCGCCCGCGATCACTCGACCGTTGTTCATGCCCGCACCCGCATAGCCGAGCGCCGCCACCAGGACCTCGACTTCGATCGACGCTGCCGCCGGCTCGAGATGCAGCTGTGTGAGCCTTGGGAGTGGCCGGACGAGGTCCAGCTGACCTTCCTCGACGGCCCGCTCTTCGACTGGCTGCCGCCGGCACCGCTCGCCTCCGCCGCGGTGCCGGCATGA
- a CDS encoding DUF2312 domain-containing protein translates to MAEESVAAEQLRLFIERIERLEEEKKGISDDIKDVYAEAKSNGYDVKTMRKIVALRRQEAHARQEADALLETYRTALGLH, encoded by the coding sequence ATGGCTGAAGAGAGCGTCGCGGCCGAGCAGCTGCGCCTCTTCATCGAGCGCATTGAGCGCCTCGAGGAAGAGAAGAAGGGCATCAGCGACGACATCAAGGATGTCTACGCCGAGGCGAAGTCGAACGGCTACGACGTCAAGACGATGCGCAAGATCGTCGCGCTTCGCAGGCAAGAGGCGCATGCGCGCCAGGAAGCCGACGCCCTGCTGGAGACCTACCGCACTGCGCTGGGGCTTCACTGA
- a CDS encoding transcriptional regulator, which yields MEAEHLTSFEAFDLAVTRAGGQSALARICGCTPGNINQLLQAKRDLPAEYVLKVEAATGVLRHDLRPDIYPRGLQDGVPFVPADLVSDSGDLVADDRRPVLQPKGDVA from the coding sequence GTGGAAGCTGAGCATCTCACATCGTTTGAGGCTTTTGACCTCGCGGTCACCCGAGCTGGGGGGCAGAGCGCCTTGGCACGAATTTGCGGCTGTACACCGGGCAACATCAATCAGCTCCTACAAGCAAAGCGGGATTTGCCGGCGGAGTACGTGCTCAAAGTCGAGGCTGCGACCGGCGTGTTGCGCCACGATCTCCGTCCCGACATTTACCCCCGTGGTCTCCAGGACGGCGTCCCCTTTGTGCCCGCGGATCTCGTATCCGATAGCGGCGATCTCGTCGCCGACGATCGGCGGCCAGTTTTGCAGCCGAAGGGGGATGTCGCGTGA
- a CDS encoding XRE family transcriptional regulator — MAGGDDLIAQRVREAMSGADLDQSALARRLGVTPGAINQIVSGRTRQSRLLPDIARELNVSLEWLKGRSATPQIEFSAGDIADQLDAVLIPEVQVGLSMGGGSAVEDWPLVQMVPFSRSWLQTLTRSAPDQLMVARGEGDSMMPTILDGDLAIIDRAQNTPRQQDRIWALTYGGWGMIKRLRALPDGNLQINSDNQAVSPITAYEGEAQIIGRVVGLVRRI; from the coding sequence ATGGCTGGGGGCGACGATCTGATAGCGCAGCGCGTTCGTGAAGCGATGTCCGGAGCGGATCTGGACCAGTCCGCTTTGGCACGTCGCCTTGGCGTGACGCCGGGAGCGATCAACCAGATCGTGTCCGGCCGGACACGCCAGTCTCGGCTGCTCCCCGACATCGCCCGCGAGCTCAACGTCAGCTTGGAATGGCTGAAGGGGCGTTCAGCTACCCCACAAATAGAGTTCTCCGCGGGCGATATTGCGGACCAACTCGATGCGGTCCTGATCCCCGAAGTGCAGGTCGGCCTATCGATGGGCGGCGGGTCTGCAGTCGAAGACTGGCCTTTGGTGCAGATGGTGCCCTTCAGCCGCAGCTGGCTCCAGACCTTGACCCGAAGCGCACCGGACCAGTTGATGGTCGCACGCGGCGAGGGTGACTCCATGATGCCGACGATCCTCGATGGCGACTTGGCGATCATCGATCGCGCGCAGAACACGCCGCGGCAGCAAGATCGAATCTGGGCGCTCACCTACGGGGGCTGGGGCATGATCAAACGCCTACGCGCGCTGCCCGACGGCAATCTGCAGATCAACAGCGACAACCAGGCCGTGTCGCCGATCACCGCCTATGAAGGCGAAGCGCAGATCATCGGCCGAGTGGTGGGCTTGGTGCGGCGAATTTGA
- a CDS encoding PolC-type DNA polymerase III produces the protein MFVVLDLETTGLRCSHHEIIEMAAIKVEVGKDRHAAFHSLVVPSKRVSARITQLTGLNRDMLVRDGKALAAVVPSFLSFCEKLPLVAFNAPFDRMFIEAACERLGHTAPSASRWKCALQLARRAWPYRKSHKLTSLAADAGLSIAGAHRALVDCQNTAHIFALATRVLTGA, from the coding sequence GTGTTTGTGGTCCTGGACCTGGAAACTACAGGGCTGCGCTGCTCCCACCATGAGATCATCGAAATGGCGGCGATAAAGGTCGAGGTTGGCAAGGACCGCCATGCCGCATTTCATTCGCTGGTCGTGCCGAGCAAGCGAGTGTCCGCTCGCATAACGCAGCTAACCGGGCTCAACCGGGACATGCTGGTTCGCGACGGAAAGGCCTTGGCCGCCGTCGTCCCATCGTTCCTCTCGTTCTGCGAGAAGCTTCCACTGGTCGCCTTCAATGCGCCCTTCGACAGGATGTTCATCGAAGCAGCGTGCGAACGGCTCGGTCACACGGCCCCATCGGCCAGCCGGTGGAAGTGCGCCCTTCAACTAGCTCGGCGGGCGTGGCCTTATCGCAAGAGCCACAAGCTGACCTCGCTTGCCGCCGACGCAGGCTTAAGCATCGCGGGTGCGCACCGCGCCCTGGTCGACTGCCAGAACACCGCGCATATCTTCGCTCTGGCCACGAGGGTGCTGACCGGCGCATAG